The Hymenobacter sp. DG25A nucleotide sequence TGCTATATGAATGGCCTGGCGCTGCGGTGTGGCTACCAGCTGGGTACGCTGAGGACTCAGGCTGCGGCCCAGCGCCAGCAGCAGGGCCTCGGCGGCCGGCTCGGCGGCTTCTATGCATAGCGGCACGTGTGCCCAGTTGATGCTGCGGCCCGGGCTGAAGGTTTGTAAGGGGTAAAGCACGCCTCCGCGCAGGGACGGGTAGGCGGCAAACACCGCCAGCGGCACCGTACCGGAGGTATGCGCCACCACGCTCCCGGCCGGAAACCGCGCCTGCTGTAATACCACCGGAATAGCGGCATCGGGCACGGCCAGCAGATAAACGGCCGCGGGCGGCAGCAGGGTAAAATCAAGAGAGGAAAGGGCGGGAGTGCCGGGCACGGTGGCGGCCACGGCGGCGGCATGGGCCGGCGTGCGGCTCCATACGCCGGCCAGCTCCCAGCCGGCCTGGGCCAGCGCCGGTACCAGCTGAGCGGCTACCTTTCCCGCTCCTATTACCAGCACGCGCCGCTCAAAATCAGAAATGCTTGTCATAGAGGGCACAAAATTGCGCCGAAAGAATCAACTTATTCTCTGAGCCCAGAATTTTCCTATCTAACTTAACAAGGTGCAAAAAGTTATGCGGGAATGCGGGGTGAAACCGGCACCTTTGCGCTTAGGATTTATTTGAGTCTAACTCTACTCTCTTGCTATATGAAGAAACTGTACACCTTACTCCATCATTCCTGCCGGGCAGTAACCTGCCTGATGATTTTGCTGGCCGCTATGCCGGCCGGGGCCCAACGGCTAAACTACTCCAGCCGCGGTTTCTCCCTGTTAGCGGGCACTTACACTGACCTGGGCACCGAAGGCACCGTTATTACGCTGCCCAATGCCGAAACCTTTAACTCGGCACCGCAGGAGATTGGGTTTGCCTTTCAGTTTAACGGGCAGACTTTTACCCAGTTTATTTTTAATACCAACGGTTTTCTGCGACTCGGCACTGAGCCGCCGAAAACCTCCCGGGCAGAAACTGAGGGAGGTATCACGAATGGACCCATTACCAGCTCAGACCCTGCTGATACCAACCTGATTTCGCCCTTCAGCATAAGTCTGGCCGGGTCTTCTACCAAAACGCCTGAGTACCGCGTGGCTACCACCGGCACGGCACCCAATCGGGTATGCACCATTCAGTGGAAAAACGTAGCTGATCTAGGAGCACTAAAGCTCCGCCAATATGAGAGCCTGTCGTTCCAGATAAAGCTCTACGAAACCAGCAATACCATTGAGTTTATCTACGACACCATTACACCTACCAGTAATGCGGTCAGCACCCTGCTGGCCGGTGTGGGGATTAAGGGTGCTGGTATAGCGGAATTTCAGCAGGTGATGGTTGGCAAAACCAGCACGGCAACCTGGGCAGCGGCCAAAGCCATCAATACCAAGTACACCAGCAACGCCAATGCCTTTGGCATGCGCCGCACGGAATTGCCCACCGCTGGCCTCACGTATCAGTTTAAAGCCACGCCCCAGCAGGATGCCGCCGTATTCAATGTGTATACGCTGGGTCAGTTGCCCCTTACCGGCGCATCGCCGCACAAAGTGACTGCGCGTATTAACAACACGGGCTTAGAGGCTCTGAGTGGCCTGAAAGTGACACTGACGGTTACCGGGGCCACCGAATTTACCACCACCCGCACCATTGATTTGCCGCAGTATGAATCGGCATTGGTAGAGTTTGAGGGCTATACTCCTTCCCAGAGCGGCACCAACCAGGTAACGGTAAGCCTCGCCAACGATGATGATAACACCAGCAATACGCTCACGCTCACGCAGGAGGTAACCCCCGCGCTGCTTAGCTACTCCGATAATTCCCCAATCCTCGTCAACACGCGTCGCTACGATGAGCGGCTTACCCTGGTACGGCACACGCTGGTACAGCCGAAGGCTATTGAGGCCATCAAAATACTGGTGGGCACCAGCACCTTCAACACCGGCCAAACGGTGTACGGGGTAGTGCTGGACGCTACCGGCAAAATCATTGGCCGCTCGCCTAACTACCGGGTTGCCGCCGAAGACCTCGGGCTGGAGCACACTTTCACCCTGTATTCGCCTATCAAAATGGACGCGAATACGGACTATTACTTTGGAGTAGCCCAAACGCTTCTCACAGGTAAAGCTGGCTACGAAGTGGTAGCGGAGCAGGCCGAAGCACCGGTGCGGGACAATGCCTATTTTCAGGCTTCCCTGGATGGCAGCAACCTCCTGCCGTTCCTGACCAGCCGCTTCGTTATTACGGGTAAGCTCATAGACGTGCCCACCTGCCTGGCGCCTTTACAGCTGGCGGCTTCTGATATCACCGCCGATGGCGTAACGCTGACCTTCCCCACTGTGGAGGGCGCCCCTGCTTATGCCATAGAATATGGCCCGAAGGGCTTTATGCCCGGCACCGGCCAAGGCACTATTGTTACTAATGTAACGACCAGCCCCTACCAGCTGACCGGCATGCCCGCCGGTACGCTGTATGATGTATACGTGCGCACGGCCTGCTCCGAGACCAGCACCAGCGGTTTTGTAGGCCCCATTGCGGTGCAAACGGAATGCGGCCCCGTAGTAGCGGCTACCATTCCCTACATTCTCGATTTTAGTAAAGTGACGGCGGGCACGCTACCATGCGGGGTTACTGTTTTCAATGCCAACCCCGACCAGGACGAATACAAGTACACCTGGGAAGTAGCTCCGGACCCCGCCGCGGACTACCAGAATGCTATGAAGTCCACTTCTGGTGGTACTGGCCCTTCCGACGACTGGTTTTTCACCGCGCCACTCCAGCTCAATGCCGGCAGCCGTTATCTGGTGAGCTTCGATTACCATGGTTTCAGCGCTTCTTTAGCTCATGCGCTGGCTGTTTCCTACGGCAGCGCCGCCACGGTGGAAAGTCAGAACACAGTGCTATGGAGCAAGACTGATATTACTAACAAGGAGTATGTACCCGCAGAGGGTGTGGCTGTTATTGAGCCCGCTACCACCGGGAGCTACCACGTGGGATTCCATACAACCACTGAAACGGGCCACCTCCATATGTACGTCAAGAACGTGCAGGTGGTAGCCGCTGAGGTAACGGCCGCCTCCAGTGCCCTGGCCCGCGCTATCAGTGCCTACCCCAACCCCGCGGCTGACCAGCTGCTGCTGGAAGTGCGCGGTGCCAATGCCAAAGGCGCCCTGCAGGTGGAAATCGTGAATATGCTGGGCCAGCGCGTGTACGCCGGCACCGCCCGCGACAACTTCATCACCCGCCTGAATGTATCTTCCCTGGCTGCCGGCCGCTACATTCTGAAAGTGCAGTCGGCCGATGGCTACGCGGTGCGGGCCATCCAGGTGCAGCACTAGGTATTTTGTTAACTGATTTATTAGCCTGCATCTCTGACGCAGGCGCAACAGAAAAGCCCGAACCAATGTGGTTCGGGCTTTTTTGTTGAAAGTAATGTGCAGCTTAATCTACGCTACCTGCGCTGAGGCCGACTGCTTGCGGCGGGCCGGAGCCTCGGGGCGGTGGGGCTCCCGGTTGCGCTGGCGCAGGGCTATCAGGAAGCCTAGGCCCATGAGCAGCGTGCCGCTCCAGAGCAGGTTGATGAAGGGCTTCTCCATGGCTTTCAGAATGATGTAGTCCTTCTGGGTAGTGCTCACGCCGAAGGTGAACTTGCCTTTGGTGGGGTCTACATTGTTGAAGGACAGGCGCAGGCCCAGGTCTTCCACCTCATCGGGAATACGGCCAATCATTTTGTCGCGCACCACAAACACGGGGTGCACATGGTACTGCTTTTTCTCACCGGACACGATGAAGTCGCCCTGAATAGCGAGGTCCCCGGGTTTCAGGCCCAGGCCAGCCGATTCGTGGGCGGGCTCAATGGCGCGCAGCACAGCAAAGTAGTCGTTCAGGTAAATGGTGTCGCCTACGGCCAGCACATGCTCTTTCACTTCGCTCCAGTCCTTCTCTTTGGAAGGGTCCGGCACGGTGCTGATGTGCGAGTAGATGTCGTGGTCCCAGAACTTCTTGATGTCGGGAGAAGCCAGCAGACCCTCACCCATTTCTTCGTTTACCTGTGCCCGGGGGAAGAGCGTGAAGGATTTGCCGGTTTTCCGCTCTTTATACTCCACGCGGTAGTAGGTGTTTTCGGGCCGGATTTCGAGCGTGTCGCCTACTTTATAGTACACCCGGTCGTTCTGTTTCACCTCGGCGCGGGCAATGGCCTTGAACTCGTCGTCGGTGCGGAAAAGCAGGTCTTTGTTCACGTATTCGGGCACGCCGGGTACATCAAAGTACTGGCCCGTGTAGCTGACATCGTAGCCCTGCATGGGGGCAGCTTCGTTGCGCCACAGCAGCACGTTGTCGCGGTTCACGTCCTCCGGGAAATCCTTGGAGTACACCAGTCCCGATACGTTCTGCGAAATAATGTTGGAATACCCGGACGAGGCCAGAATACCCAGCAGCATCAAGGCAATACCAATGTGCGCTACGGCCCCGCCCGAAAGCTGGATCCGGCGCTTCAGCAGCATCAGAATAGTGCTCAGGTTAGCCAGCACGCCAAACAAACCAGCCGTTACCAGTACTATATACACCGGCTTCATGGGGTGCCCGAAGTAGCGCACCAGCAGCATAGCCAGGGCCGCGCCCAGCAGCGTGAGCACTACCGGCACGGTAAGGGAGTTGGTCATGCTCTCCTTGTCGTTGCGCTGCCACCACATCACCTGGCCCAGACCGGACAGGAAGGCAATAGCCACGCCCATCCACAGCTGGAATTTGGTGTAGTGGGCAATCTGGTCGGCGGGCAGCGCCAGATTCGATTTAATACCCAGGAAACCCAGGAAGGCATTATACACCGGAATGCTGGTGGTGACCAGCACCTGGAACGCGCCCAGGCACAGCACCGTAGCCCCAATGAATACCCACAGCTCCGGGTTATAGGTGGTCAGCTCTTTTTTCGATACCGGAATCTGCTTCCATTTAGCCACCAGCAAAGCCACCGCCAGCACCACAAAAGCAGCCAGGTAAATAATCAGTTGGCCGGAAAGGCCCAGGTCGGTGAAGGAGTGCACGGAGGCATTGCCCAGCACACCGCTGCGGGTGAGGAAGGTAGCGTAGAGAATCAGCAGGAAGGTGGAAATAACCAGTACAAACGCGGTGCGCAGGCCCGTGCGGCGGCGCTGCCACAGCACCAGGGCGTGCAGCCCGGCCACCAGCACCAGCCAGGGAATGTACACGGCATTTTCTACCGGGTCCCAGTTCCAGAAGCCGCCAAAGTTCAGGGTTTCGTAGGCCCAGTAAGCGCCCATCATAATACCAATGCCCAGTACGGCACCGCCCACCAGGCTCCAGGTAATGGCCGGCTTCACCCACTTGGTCAGCTCATTTTTCCAGAGGCCGGCAATGGCGAAGGCAAACGGCACCAGCGTGAGGGCAAAGCCTAGGAACAGCGTCGGCGGGTGAATCACCATCCAGTAGTTCTGCAGCAGCGGGTTCAAACCGGTACCATCGGTCGGCACAAAGTTGGGGTTGAGGCGGAACACCGGCGCATCGGTCAGGAAGTCGCGCAGCAGGATAAAGGGCGAAGAGCCGATTTTCAGGTCCAGCACCACCACGCCCAGAATCATGGACGTGAGGAACAGCTGCACGCCCGCGAATACGGCCATTACCGGGGCTTCCCACTGGCGGTTGAAGCGCATAATGGCGAAGCCCAGCAGCACGTGCCAGAAAATCCAGAGCAGGAACGAGCCCTCCTGCCCTTCCCAGAAGCAGGAAATCATGTAGTACACCGGCAGGTGGTTGCTGGCGTGGCTCCACGCGTAGTGGTACTCGTAGCGGTGGTTATAAATGATATTGAACAGGCAGATGATGATGGAGAACACCGCCGCACCATGTACAAAAAACGCCCCGCGCGCCAGCCGCAGCCAGGAGGCATCGGCCGAGCCCAGGGGCTGGTCGCGGGCCGCCATGAAGTAGGAATAGGTAGCCACAATGGCCGCCACAAACGCTACAATGACACTCAGATGTCCGGCGTCGCCAATAAATGTGTTCAGCATATTTTCTTAATTAATAATTAAGAATCAGTAATTAAGAATTGTCGCCGCCGGGGTACTGTACCATTGTACAGAAACTTGCTTCGCCCTTATGAATTCTTAATTATCAATTACTAATTACCGTGCGGCGGTAGTGCCTTTGATGTCTTTCTCCACGTACTTCGAGGGGCACTTCAGCAGGATCTTATCGGCCACGAACACGTCGTTGCGCATGGCGCCGGTAATCACCACCTGCTCCGATTTGTCGAAGTCCTGGGGCTTGGGGTTGAAATACACCACGCGCTGGGCAATGCGGTTGGTATCCACCAGCGTGAAGGCGAAATAATTGGGGTCGAGCGTGGGGTTGTACTCCAGGCCCATGATATTTTTCTGGGTGTCGCGGGGCAGGCGGCCCACTACGTGCACTTTGGTATTGTTGCCTTCGGCGGCCAGGTCGCGGGCCTCTTTGAAGGACACGTATTGACTTACATCCCCGGCCGTGGTTACCAGAATGCCGATGGCAATGGCAATGACCGTCAGGATAAGCAGGTGTGATTTTTTCATGGTATTACGGAGCGGAAAGCACAAAGCCGGCCGTTGCGGGGCCAACTCTTCTGAACAACCAAAAAGGACCGAATAAATCCGTCGGTCCGGCGGAATAATTTACTATCTGGCAGTAGTCAAATTCTGTCTTTGAATTCTTCCGTGCCGCCAGCAGATTCAGAGCTACTTTACCTCTTTCTCCAGCCGGGTTAGTTTGCGGTCCAGCGAAATGAGGTAGGCAAACAAGCCTCCCAGCAGAACCACGATGACGGCTACCACCACGTAGATTTTCCCGCTCTGGCGCAGCGCATCGGCCATTTCGGGGGTATCGGTGGCAGTTTGGGCGGCGGCATGCAGCACAGGCAGCAACAGAGCCAGCACCAGCAGAAGGGCGTTACGCAAGCTGTTTTTCATATACTTTTTGTTTGAGCAGCGACAGTCGCACGGCCAGCTGCGTAATCCAGACGCCCAGCAGCGTCCAGCCAATCACGGCCGGGTAGAACACCAGGCGCATATCACTGTCGAGGTCGTAGCGGGCAAAGGCCGGGTTGCCGCCCGCACCAGGGTGGAGAGAATCGGTAAGGCGGGGCAGAATAAAGAACAGCGGCATGGCCGCGGCAAAAGCAAAGATGTTGTAAATGGCCGATACCCGGGCGCGCTGCTGCTCATCCGTAAAAGAAGAGCGCAGCACCAGGTAGGCGCCGTAAATCAGCATGGCAATGGCCGCGCCGTTCAGCTTGGGGTCGTTGGTCCACCAGGTGCCCCAGGTAAAGCGGGCCCAGATGCTGCCGGTGCTCAGGCCAATGAGGCCCATCAGAATGCCAGTCTTGGCAAACTCATGCGAGAGAGTATCCAGCCGGCTGGTGGGCGTGCGCAGGTAGCGCACGGAAAACACCACGGAGGCCGTCAGGATAATCGTCATCCCGAACCACATGGGCACGTGGAAGTACAGGTTGCGGATGGTTTCGTTGAGGATAGCCAGACGCGGCACCGGCATCAGCAGCCCCGCTATAGCGGTGTACAGCACCAGAACCACGGCCAAAACTTTCCACCAGTTCTTTTTCATCATAAGCTGATAGCTGTTAGCCAGTGGCTAATAGCCTTTTGTGAAGAGGGCAAAGAGACGTTGAATAACAGCTGGCAACAGAGTTCGGATATATAAAAACAAAAAGCCAACAGCCTATAGCTGCCAGCCTGGTTCATGACCGCCACAAAAAAGGAAACAGGATATAGGACACCGCGCCCACAATTAGATTCAGGGCAACCAGCGTGAGCATGGAGCCCCGGCTGGCTTCCCACTCCAGCCCATCCAAGGCGTTTTTTGACACTTTGATGAGCAACAGCAGCATCGGAATCATAATTGGAAAACCCAGCACGGCCATGAGTGTGTGACTGTTGGTAGCTTTGGAGGCAATGCCGGAAACCAGCGTGAGCGTGGCCGCAAAACCCAGCGCGCCCAGCAGCACGTTGCCCACAAACAGCGGCACGTCCTGCACGGGGTTGCCCAGCACCAGCGCATACACGCCAAAGCCTACTGTAGAAAGCCCCAGCAGCAGCATAGCGTTGTAGCCTATTTTAGCCAGAATAACGGCCTGGGGCCGCACCAGCGCATAATAGTAGAGCTGGCGCCCGCGGCTTTCCTGCAGAAAGCCCTTCGCCACGGCATTCACGGCGGTGAAGAGCAGAATAATCCAGAACAGGGCGTTCCAGGCGGGTACCGGCAACTGGCCGCCGCGCAGGGCAAAGCTCATGTAGCACACAAACACTGTGCTGCCCACGTACAGCAGCATGCCGCTCAGGGCCGCGCGCTGCCGCCATTCCAGACGGAAGTCCTTCTGTATCAAATACCAAATCTCACGGATGAGCTGCACGGCAACAGGAGTGGTGAACGGGACGGCAAAGATACAACCCAAGTCCCGGATGGCCGCACCCCCACGCTACCTATGACGAATGTCATGTAGCGGCTGCCCTCTAGAAAGCCAAAATCCCCCGCCTGCGGGGGCAGACGAGGGATTTTTCCGGAGGCACTGGCTTTAGCCGTTAAAAATCATACCCCAGCGTGAAATAGAACTTGGGGCCATTCTGCTCAAAATCCTCTTCTCCCCACGCCACATCCAGCTTGCCATAGAAGCCCAGAATGGTGCTGCGGGCCCCCACGCCGTAGCCCACCAGCAGCGGGTTGCGGAAGCGTACCACTGTGGCCGAAAAGGCATTACCGGGGTTAGGCTGCAGTTGGGTGTTGTAAGAGTTATCCTGCGTGAAGGGGTTGGCACCGGAATAGGCACTGCCGGCATCAGCAAAGCCTGTGAGCTGCAGATTGCGGAAGAAACCGGACTCAATAGGCTTGTTGGTGAAGTACTGAATGATGGGGATGCGCAGCTCCGAGTTGAACAGCACGTATTTGGGGCCGCTGCGGGCATTGTAGTTAAAGCCCCGCATGTTGGTTACAAACTCCTGGTAGAACACATTAGCGGGCTCGCCCCGGAATACCTCACCGGACGGACCATTGTAGCTGTTGTTCAGCCAGTTATCCATACCACCCAGCCGGAAGGTTTTCGGCGACTTACCGAAGAACTCGCCGTAGCTGGCCCGGTTGGCCCAGATAATCTGGCGGTGTACTTTCTGGTAGTGCCGCAAATCCACGAAGAACTTGTTGAAGCTCTGGTTGGCATCCCGCGTAGCGTGCAGCATCTGCACCCCGATTTTCATGCGGGTGCCTTCCAACATATTCACGCCGGTGGCAATGGCGTTGTCGAACACCAGCTCGGAGCTGCCGCCGAGGAAGTTTTCTACTACGTCCCGGTCTGAAAGCTTATCCAGGCGCGTGGTGCGCACATTTACATAGCGTGCCGCTACCCGTGCACTCAGGTTGGGCGTCAGCGGGTAGGCTAGGCGCGGGGCTACCTCGTGGCGGGTAAAGCGGGTTTCCCCCAGTTCAGTACTCACGCTGTAAGACTGTTTCTGGTAGCTCATGCCCCAGTCGTAGCGGCCGCGCAGGTTGGAGTACTCCGTGAAGATGTTGCTGGTGCGCAGATCGGTGAGGGCGAAAATACCCGCCCGGATGCGGTGGTCCTCAAACAGGTCAGACATAGAAGCCTGCCCAATAAGCCCCCAGCCCAGCAAAGGGTCAACATACACTGTGGAAACTACTTTGTTGATGCTGAACTGCCGGCCATACCGGATGGGCCCTACCAGGCCAATACCATCGGTGGGTGGTGCGGTGCCGGCCTGCTGGGCCGTGCGCTGCTGCGTACGAACCGGCGTGTCTTCCTCATACTGATAGTCCTGCCCCTGGGGTGGTTGAGCCGTCTGTTGCTGCTGAGTAGAGTCGGCCGGGGCGAGTGGCTGCGGCACCGTATCCTGCACGCCCGGGGCGGGCGCCGGAGCGGGAGCCGCGGGCTTTGAGCGGTCTTCCAGAATTTCCTGCCGCGCCGTTTTGGAAAGCTGCAGGCCCGTGGGCAGCGGGTAGGCCGGATTTAAGAAGACGAAGGGGCGGGCCCGGTCATTGGCTACATACGCCAGTGTGGAGGAAACGGCGCTGTAGTCGTAGCTGCGCAGGTTGGGCAGCAGGTTGGTAACTGCCGTACGTTGTTTGGTGGTGAGGTCGTAGCGGTAGAGGCTGCGCACGCCGCTTTCTTCGCTCAGAAACACTACTTCGTTGTTCGACAGCGCCCGCGGGGCGCTTTCGTTGGAAATGGTAGCCACCAGGGATTCTACCGGCTGCGGACGACCATCCAGGTGGTACAGGAACAGGTCGTAGTTATTCACCACGTAGGCAAAGTTGTTTTTGGCCAGACCGGTAGTGTCCATCCAGCGGTTGGAGCTGAACACGATGCCTTGCCCGTTGGGCAGGAACGTGGGCTGCACATCGTCGAACAGGTCGTTGGTGAGGCGCTCGGGCGTGCGGCTACCGCTGCGCAGCAAAAACAGGTCATTCTGCCCATTTACGGCCGCGCTAAATACCAGAGACTTGCCATCGGGGGAATATTGCAGGCCCATTACCTGCGTGTATCGGCTTAAGATCGAAGAGCCTTCGCGCCCACTAAACGGCAGGCCTTCCCACACCCGCGCCAGAAGGCCGGCCGGCCCGGCATTGGCCGGACGCAGCCGCAGGCTCATCACTCCCCTATCGGTTTCGGCCACAGCCAGCTCGCTGTTGTTGCGCCAGGCCAGCACGGGCAGGCGTTGGTCTACCTGCTGATCGGGCGTTTTGTAGCCGCCGCGGTGTACTACGTGCCGATTGCCGCCGGTGGCAGCATTGCTCACAATTACCCGGTAGCGGCCCCGGTCGTTCATCACGTAGGCCAGCTGCCGGCCGTCGGGGCTGAGGGCAACCTGCGAATACTGCACCTCATGCCGGTTGCGCTTCACCAGCCGGGATTTGTCGTCGGGCAGGGTGGTGTAGGGCGTGGTAGGCTGCGCATTCAGCTGCCGGTAGTAAGCCAGCCAGTCCTTCAGGAAGGTTTTATAGGGCACATTCAGCGAGCTGCTGATGCCGGTTTCCACGTCGCGGGTAATGCGCGTGAGGTTCAGAATATTTTGAATGGAGGTGTAGCCGTAGCGCTCGGCAATGTAGTTCCACACGCTCTGCCCGGCCAGCTCAGGGCTGCGGGCAAAGAACGGGGCCGGGCGGTTGGCATCTATCTGCTGCGTCATGTCGCGCATGTACTCGTCCATCTCCACGCTCCAGCCTTCGGCGGTGTAGGCCGCCGCGCCGGTGATAAACCAATCGGGCAACTGCAGCAGGTAGTTGCTCTGGATAACTTCCTTCAGGGAGCCGCCATACATCATGTCGTGCAGCAGCACGCGCGTTACCTGAAAGCTTACGTCGCGCTTCAGCTGGGTTTGCTGGCCCTGGAAGGCAATCTGCACTTTGTCCATGCGCAGCAAATCGGTTTCGCCGCCCATCTGGTACTTGTCATCGTTCAGGCCGATGTTGCTCTGCCGCAAATCCGTGACGGAGTTGTAGAGCATGAGCGTGGTTTTGGAGTAGGGATAGTACCCAAGCAGCGAGGTGATGCGCTGCAGCTCTTTTTCCGCGTACTCGGCCGTGCGCCGGGCCGTGGCCTCGCCGCCGGCGTAGAAATACACGTTGAAGTTGGCGGTGGAGAAATAGCTCCAGTCAAACTTTTTATACTGAATCCGGACCCGTCCGAACGGCTCCTGCGACGTTTGCGCCACCGTGCCGGTGAGCGTGCTCAGCCACAACACGGCAGTGAGCAAGCCGCCCATCGAGAGCAAGCGCTGCCGTTGCCGAAAGGAAGTAAACAGGTGCATCATCGAGCTAAAGAGCAAAAAAATATCAGGAAGATATTACGGCTGCCGGATGGGCCGCAGAGTAGAACGATTGAAAGCGCCGAATATTGACCTCGGCCCACATTTCTGTGGTGCCCGCCAACACATCGGCGAAGTGCTCGGCCAGCAGCGGCGCCATGAGCACACCCTTGGAACCGAAACCGTTGCATATACTCAGGAAAGGCTCCGCCGGATGCGTGCCTAGTAAGGGTTTTCGGTCGCGCACGGCCGGGCGCACGCCCGCCCATTGCTGCAACACGGTAAACGGCAATGTGGTTACCTCCGCAAAGCGCTGGCTTAGCTCCGTGCGGGCCTCCACTGTAGTGCCCGCCGCAAACGGCGGCCAGCGGTAAGTAGCCCCCACCCGGAACCGCGCGTTGCCGAGCGGTACTACGTAAGCGCCTTTATTTAATACCTGGTCTTCAGTTAACCCCGGGCAGTGCACGTCCAGTACCTCGCCCTGATTAGGGGTCAGCGGCAGCCAGCTAAACCAGGGGTTGTGCACGGCCGCGGCACCTTCGCAGAAGATAACGCGGCCCGCCCGCACCGTATCGGCGTAGCAGACATCCGTGGCATTGGTAACAAGCTGTTCCGGCACGAAAGTTTCCCGGCGCAGCCAGCCTTCTGCCACTCCTTTTTCGGCCTGCGCAGCCAGCATTTCGCGCACCTGCACAAAGCCTCCGCCACGAATGCGCATGCCGCCGAAATCCTGCCGCACGCCCGGCAGCGGTGGCAGCTCGGCACTAACTTCTTCCACAAACTCCTGCCAGGGGTGGTCGGCGCTGCGGGCCATGGCATTGTTCTGGTCGGCTACCGAGGAAAACAGCTTCAGAACAGGCAGCAGATGCAGAAACTGCCCGCCCAGCTCCTGCTCCAGACTTTGGTAATAGCGAATGGCGGCCGGCAGAAATTCTGCCACGCGCCAGCCCAGCGCCAGGCGCTTGCCGGCCACGGGGTTCAGCAGTCCGGCGGCCACGGTGGAGGCAGTATCTACCGGGGCGGCATCCAGCACCAGCACCCGGTGGCCGCGGCGGCGCAGCACGGTGGCCAGCGTAGCACCGGCCAGGCCGTGGCCTATGAGCAGATAATCATAGTACTCTCTCATGGCGGCCAAGGTACACAAGTACGGCCCGAATGTGTAACTTACCTCGCCATTGAGCCTGTTTTTGGGCTGATTTCAGACTTTTTCGCATGCTGGTTTCCGGGTTTACTTTCAACGCCTTTTCCGAAAACACTTACCTCCTGCAGGATGAAACCGGGGAGTGCGTCATCGTAGATCCGGGCTGCTACTCCACCGAGGAACAGCAGGCATTACGGCAGTATATTGAGGAGCACAAGCTGCGCGTGGTATTGCTGCTGAATACCCACGCCCACATCGACCACGTGCTGGGCA carries:
- a CDS encoding heme exporter protein CcmB, encoding MQKDFRLEWRQRAALSGMLLYVGSTVFVCYMSFALRGGQLPVPAWNALFWIILLFTAVNAVAKGFLQESRGRQLYYYALVRPQAVILAKIGYNAMLLLGLSTVGFGVYALVLGNPVQDVPLFVGNVLLGALGFAATLTLVSGIASKATNSHTLMAVLGFPIMIPMLLLLIKVSKNALDGLEWEASRGSMLTLVALNLIVGAVSYILFPFLWRS
- a CDS encoding NAD(P)/FAD-dependent oxidoreductase is translated as MREYYDYLLIGHGLAGATLATVLRRRGHRVLVLDAAPVDTASTVAAGLLNPVAGKRLALGWRVAEFLPAAIRYYQSLEQELGGQFLHLLPVLKLFSSVADQNNAMARSADHPWQEFVEEVSAELPPLPGVRQDFGGMRIRGGGFVQVREMLAAQAEKGVAEGWLRRETFVPEQLVTNATDVCYADTVRAGRVIFCEGAAAVHNPWFSWLPLTPNQGEVLDVHCPGLTEDQVLNKGAYVVPLGNARFRVGATYRWPPFAAGTTVEARTELSQRFAEVTTLPFTVLQQWAGVRPAVRDRKPLLGTHPAEPFLSICNGFGSKGVLMAPLLAEHFADVLAGTTEMWAEVNIRRFQSFYSAAHPAAVISS
- a CDS encoding PD40 domain-containing protein, which gives rise to MMHLFTSFRQRQRLLSMGGLLTAVLWLSTLTGTVAQTSQEPFGRVRIQYKKFDWSYFSTANFNVYFYAGGEATARRTAEYAEKELQRITSLLGYYPYSKTTLMLYNSVTDLRQSNIGLNDDKYQMGGETDLLRMDKVQIAFQGQQTQLKRDVSFQVTRVLLHDMMYGGSLKEVIQSNYLLQLPDWFITGAAAYTAEGWSVEMDEYMRDMTQQIDANRPAPFFARSPELAGQSVWNYIAERYGYTSIQNILNLTRITRDVETGISSSLNVPYKTFLKDWLAYYRQLNAQPTTPYTTLPDDKSRLVKRNRHEVQYSQVALSPDGRQLAYVMNDRGRYRVIVSNAATGGNRHVVHRGGYKTPDQQVDQRLPVLAWRNNSELAVAETDRGVMSLRLRPANAGPAGLLARVWEGLPFSGREGSSILSRYTQVMGLQYSPDGKSLVFSAAVNGQNDLFLLRSGSRTPERLTNDLFDDVQPTFLPNGQGIVFSSNRWMDTTGLAKNNFAYVVNNYDLFLYHLDGRPQPVESLVATISNESAPRALSNNEVVFLSEESGVRSLYRYDLTTKQRTAVTNLLPNLRSYDYSAVSSTLAYVANDRARPFVFLNPAYPLPTGLQLSKTARQEILEDRSKPAAPAPAPAPGVQDTVPQPLAPADSTQQQQTAQPPQGQDYQYEEDTPVRTQQRTAQQAGTAPPTDGIGLVGPIRYGRQFSINKVVSTVYVDPLLGWGLIGQASMSDLFEDHRIRAGIFALTDLRTSNIFTEYSNLRGRYDWGMSYQKQSYSVSTELGETRFTRHEVAPRLAYPLTPNLSARVAARYVNVRTTRLDKLSDRDVVENFLGGSSELVFDNAIATGVNMLEGTRMKIGVQMLHATRDANQSFNKFFVDLRHYQKVHRQIIWANRASYGEFFGKSPKTFRLGGMDNWLNNSYNGPSGEVFRGEPANVFYQEFVTNMRGFNYNARSGPKYVLFNSELRIPIIQYFTNKPIESGFFRNLQLTGFADAGSAYSGANPFTQDNSYNTQLQPNPGNAFSATVVRFRNPLLVGYGVGARSTILGFYGKLDVAWGEEDFEQNGPKFYFTLGYDF